A single genomic interval of Oncorhynchus mykiss isolate Arlee chromosome 13, USDA_OmykA_1.1, whole genome shotgun sequence harbors:
- the LOC110486421 gene encoding phosphomannomutase 1 isoform X2 — MDESNGSSKRTILCLFDVDGTLTPPREKIDPKLDEFFQSLRRKVKIGIVGGSDYSKIAEQLGEGDEVIQKFDYVFAENGTVQYKDGKLLSKQAIQNQIGEELLQDLINFCLSYMGLIKLPKKRGTFIEFRNGMLNISPIGRSCTLEERIEFSEIDKREKIREKFVAALQEEFAGKGLRFTRGGLISFDVFPEGWDKRLCLDVLEGEGLDAIYFFGNETSSGGNDYEIFNDPRTIGFTVYSPEDTARHCREIFFKAPTNES; from the exons ATGGATGAATCAAATGGTTCTTCAAAAAGGACTATTCTGTGTTTATTTGACGTGGACGGCACTCTTACCCCACCGAGAGAG AAAATTGACCCTAAGCTGGATGAGTTTTTCCAGTCTCTGCGCAGGAAGGTGAAGATCGGCATAGTGGGTGGATCAGACTACTCAAAGATCGCAGAACAGCTGGGGGAGGGAGATGAAG TGATACAGAAGTTTGACTATGTGTTTGCTGAGAATGGCACGGTGCAGTACAAAGATGGGAAGCTCCTTTCCAAACAG GCCATCCAGAACCAGATAGGAGAGGAACTACTGCAGGACCTCATTAACTTCTGTCTCAGCTACATGGGGCTGATCAAGCTTCCCAAGAAAAG GGGCACCTTTATCGAATTCCGCAACGGAATGCTGAACATCTCCCCCATTGGCCGGAGCTGCACACTTGAGGAGCGAATCGAATTCTCTGAAATTGACAAG agagagaaaatccGGGAGAAGTTTGTTGCGGCCCTGCAGGAGGAGTTTGCTGGGAAGGGTCTAAGATTTACTAGAG GTGGTCTCATCAGTTTTGACGTGTTCCCTGAAGGCTGGGACAAGAGGCTCTGTCTGGACGTGCTGGAAGGGGAGGGCCTGGACGCTATCTACTTCTTTGGCAACGAGACGTCGTCT GGGGGAAACGACTATGAGATCTTCAACGACCCGCGCACCATTGGTTTCACAGTATACTCACCAGAGGACACAGCCAGGCACTGTCGAGAGATTTTCTTCAAAGCTCCCACCAATGAGTCGTGA
- the LOC110486421 gene encoding phosphomannomutase 1 isoform X1, giving the protein MDESNGSSKRTILCLFDVDGTLTPPREKIDPKLDEFFQSLRRKVKIGIVGGSDYSKIAEQLGEGDEVIQKFDYVFAENGTVQYKDGKLLSKQVGVTEAIQNQIGEELLQDLINFCLSYMGLIKLPKKRGTFIEFRNGMLNISPIGRSCTLEERIEFSEIDKREKIREKFVAALQEEFAGKGLRFTRGGLISFDVFPEGWDKRLCLDVLEGEGLDAIYFFGNETSSGGNDYEIFNDPRTIGFTVYSPEDTARHCREIFFKAPTNES; this is encoded by the exons ATGGATGAATCAAATGGTTCTTCAAAAAGGACTATTCTGTGTTTATTTGACGTGGACGGCACTCTTACCCCACCGAGAGAG AAAATTGACCCTAAGCTGGATGAGTTTTTCCAGTCTCTGCGCAGGAAGGTGAAGATCGGCATAGTGGGTGGATCAGACTACTCAAAGATCGCAGAACAGCTGGGGGAGGGAGATGAAG TGATACAGAAGTTTGACTATGTGTTTGCTGAGAATGGCACGGTGCAGTACAAAGATGGGAAGCTCCTTTCCAAACAGGTGGGTGTCACTGAG GCCATCCAGAACCAGATAGGAGAGGAACTACTGCAGGACCTCATTAACTTCTGTCTCAGCTACATGGGGCTGATCAAGCTTCCCAAGAAAAG GGGCACCTTTATCGAATTCCGCAACGGAATGCTGAACATCTCCCCCATTGGCCGGAGCTGCACACTTGAGGAGCGAATCGAATTCTCTGAAATTGACAAG agagagaaaatccGGGAGAAGTTTGTTGCGGCCCTGCAGGAGGAGTTTGCTGGGAAGGGTCTAAGATTTACTAGAG GTGGTCTCATCAGTTTTGACGTGTTCCCTGAAGGCTGGGACAAGAGGCTCTGTCTGGACGTGCTGGAAGGGGAGGGCCTGGACGCTATCTACTTCTTTGGCAACGAGACGTCGTCT GGGGGAAACGACTATGAGATCTTCAACGACCCGCGCACCATTGGTTTCACAGTATACTCACCAGAGGACACAGCCAGGCACTGTCGAGAGATTTTCTTCAAAGCTCCCACCAATGAGTCGTGA
- the LOC110485178 gene encoding heat-stable enterotoxin receptor isoform X1: MLNSKIILCVGVLFVALVESRMLDKCMKSKPKYTMNVVLLEDQTSDWSLGFVKVAVLQAIEADWQLNMAAGLNTKLTANFNGFNTTLYKRRGCGSSTCEGVEILKSLHTKGEVGCAMLGPSCTFATFFMVDVEIGLTLTIPIISAGSFGLSCDYKANLSRLLPPARKISNFFVHFWNFTRHGLKMHWGRAYVYKKADQTEDCFWYINALEAPSVQFAMSISREMLRSKKELKQAIQSENRHSNVFILCGTPDDITTIKNETTIPPEIVFILIDIYNHGYHTNMTANPSMDNVLVLTLPERQYNNTVVYNSTELNDYVAGYHDGVLLFGHVLRQRLTNELRGRATQPTTTELPDVNPFRNVSFQGMGGYYVLDENGDRDVNFSVIYTSTIDKQYKTLFVFDTSINETRVEDSTPSLPWPGSQLPGDKPINPNDLKTEDIIVIVLSASVVVVTAIALIFYRQNMKERQNQKRWSHISPDLIGPLDGKELSLVSLKIDEDNRKDSCYQIHRARYDKKPVILKELQHTDGNFSEIQRIELNTLLRIDYYNLTKFYGTVKFEYGLFGVFEFCERGSLRYVLNDTISYPEKTFMDLEFKISVMYDIAKGMSYLHSSNIEVHGRLKSSNCVVDNRMVVKITDFGCNTILNPCKDLWTAPEHLRKQGISQKGDVYSFAIIAQEIILRKNPFFTQACSDIAEKLYMVQYPSQTGFFRPDLNFETAAENEAELYMLIKNCWEEDPERRPDFKKIEGSLGKIFSNLHNQANESYMDNLIRRLQMYSRNLEHLVEERTSLYKAERDRADRLNFLLLPAPVVRSLKETGSVEPELFDEVTVYFSDIVGFTTLCQYSTPMEVVDMLNDIYKNFDRILDHHDVYKVETIGDAYMVASGLPRRNGNRHAVDIAHMALDILAFVGTFQLQHLPGIPLWIRIGVHSGPCAAGVVGNKMPRYCLFGDTVNTASRMESTGLPLRIHVSQSTINILQRTDCKFEYEQRGETFLKGKGNEMTYWLTGVTGTEYNLSMPPTAENFQRLQQDLSEMIVSSLENRGPGTNGMEKRKTLSTRVRRRETNGSQEDGLPEYLHLAITDIPSTYL, encoded by the exons ATGTTGAATTCAAAAATAATTCTGTGCGTTGGAGTCTTATTTGTGGCACTTGTTGAGAGTCGAATGCTGGACAAATGCATGAAATCCAAACCCAAATACACCATGAACGTTGTACTTTTGGAGGATCAAACCTCAGACTGGAGCCTCGGGTTTGTAAAGGTTGCAGTGTTGCAAGCAATTGAAGCGGACTGGCAACTGAACATGGCAGCAG GTTTGAACACCAAGTTAACGGCTAATTTCAATGGGTTCAACACCACGCTGTACAAACGAAGAGGCTGTGGGAGCAGCACCTGTGAGGGAGTGGAAATCCTAAAGTCCCTGCAT ACTAAAGGTGAGGTGGGATGTGCCATGCTGGGACCCTCCTGTACATTTGCCACTTTCTTTATGGTGGA CGTGGAGATAGGCCTGACCCTGACTATCCCCATCATCTCCGCCGGGAGCTTTGGTCTGTCCTGTGACTACAAGGCCAACCTGTCCCGCCTGCTGCCCCCGGCACGCAAGATCTCCAACTTCTTTGTCCACTTCTGGAACTTCACCAGACATGGTCTGAAGATGCACTGGGGGAGGGCTTATGTCTACAAGAAGGCAGACCAAACTGAAGACTGTTTTTG GTACATCAATGCTCTGGAGGCACCCTCGGTCCAGTTTGCTATGTCAATCTCAAGAGAGATGCTACGCAGCAAGAAAGAGCTAAAGCAAGCTATTCAGTCTGAAAACAGACACAGCAACG TATTCATTCTCTGTGGAACCCCAGATGACATCACCACTATAAAGAACGAAACAACGATTCCCCCAGAAATTGTCTTCATCCTCATCGATATCTATAA CCATGGGTATCACACTAACATGACTGCCAACCCAAGCATGGACAATGTTCTGGTGCTCACCTTGCCTGAgagacaatacaacaacacagtagTTTACAACAGCACG GAGTTAAATGACTATGTGGCGGGGTACCATGACGGCGTGTTGCTCTTTGGCCATGTGCTGAGGCAGAGGTTGACCAATGAGCTGAGAGGCAGAGCAACACAGCCAACCACCACAGAGCTCCCCGACGTAAACCCCTTCAGGAATGTCTCTTTTCAAG GTATGGGGGGATACTACGTGCTggatgagaatggggacagggACGTGAACTTCTCTGTGATTTACACATCCACCATCGATAAACAG TACAAAACCCTGTTTGTGTTTGATACGTCCATAAATGAGACCAGAGTGGAGGACAGCACCCCCTCACTGCCCTGGCCCGGGTCTCAACTGCCAGGTGACAAGCCAATCAACCCTAACG ATCTGAAGACAGAGGATATCATTGTGATCGTCCTGAGtgccagtgttgtggtggtgacTGCCATCGCTCTGATCTTCTACAG GCAGAACATGAAGGAACGTCAAAACCAAAAGAGGTGGTCCCACATCAGCCCAGACCTGATTGGTCCGCTGGATGGGAAAGAGTTAAGCCTGGTCTCACTGAAG ATCGATGAAGACAACAGGAAGGACAGCTGTTACCAGATTCACAGGGCTCGCTATGACAAAAAG CCCGTgatcctgaaggagctgcaacaCACAGATGGCAACTTCAGTGAGATCCAGAGGATTGAGCTCAACACT cTCCTACGTATTGACTACTACAACCTGACCAAGTTCTATGGCACGGTGAAGTTTGAGTATGGTCTGTTTGGAGTGTTTGAATTCTGTGAGAGGGGATCCCTGAGG TATGTCCTTAATGACACAATCTCCTATCCTGAAAAGACCTTCATGGACTTGGAATTCAAGATATCAGTCATGTATGACATAGCTAAG GGCATGTCCTACCTCCACTCCAGCAACATTGAGGTCCATGGCCGACTGAAGTCCTCAAACTGTGTGGTGGACAACCGCATGGTGGTCAAAATCACAGACTTTGGCTGCAACACCATCCTCAACCCCTGCAAAG ACTTGTGGACGGCTCCAGAACACCTCCGGAAGCAGGGGATCTCCCAGAAGGGGGACGTCTACAGCTTTGCCATCATCGCTCAGGAGATCATACTGAGGAAGAACCCCTTCTTCACCCAGGCCTGCTCTGACATCGCAG AGAAGCTGTACATGGTGCAGTACCCAAGTCAAACTGGCTTCTTCAGGCCAGATCTGAACTTTGAGACAGCAGCAGAAAACGAGGCGGAG CTTTACATGCTGATAAAGAACTGCTGGGAAGAGGACCCAGAGAGGAGGCCAGACTTCAAGAAGATAGAGGGATCTCTGGGTAAGATATTCAG CAACCTGCACAACCAGGCTAATGAGAGCTACATGGACAACCTGATCCGTAGGCTGCAGATGTACTCCAGGAACCTGGAGCACCTGGTGGAGGAGAGAACCTCTCTGTACAAGGCTGAGAGGGACAGGGCTGACAGGCTCAACTTCCTGCTCCTGCCAGC CCCAGTGGTGCGTTCCCTGAAGGAGACGGGCAGTGTGGAGCCAGAGCTGTTTGATGAGGTGACGGTCTACTTCAGCGACATTGTGGGCTTCACCACCCTGTGCCAGTACAGCACGCCCATGGAGGTGGTGGACATGCTCAACGACATCTACAAGAACTTTGACAGGATCCTGGACCACCATGATGTATACAAG gTGGAGACGATCGGTGATGCGTACATGGTGGCGTCAGGGTTGCCGCGGCGCAATGGCAACCGGCACGCAGTGGACATCGCCCACATGGCCCTGGACATCCTAGCTTTCGTAGGGACCTTCCAGCTCCAACACCTACCGGGCATACCCCTGTGGATCCGCATCGGGGTGCACTCAG GGCCGTGTGCGGCTGGTGTGGTGGGGAACAAGATGCCACGTTACTGTCTGTTTGGAGACACGGTCAACACTGCCTCACGCATGGAGTCCACAGGCCTGC CACTAAGAATCCATGTCAGCCAGTCCACCATAAACATCCTCCAACGGACAGACTGCAAGTTTGAGtatgagcagagaggagagaccttTCTGAAG GGTAAAGGCAATGAGATGACATACTGGTTAACAGGGGTGACAGGGACAGAATACAACCTGTCAATGCCCCCGACAGC GGAGAACTTCCAGAGGCTACAGCAGGATCTGTCTGAGATGATTGTGTCCAGCCTGGAGAACAGAGGGCCGGGGACCAACGGCATGGAGAAGAGGAAGACCCTCTCCACCAGAgtcaggaggagggagaccaaTGGGAGCCAGGAGGACGGCCTGCCAGAGTACCTACACCTGGCCATCACAGACATTCCCAGCACCTACCTGTAG
- the LOC110485178 gene encoding heat-stable enterotoxin receptor isoform X2, translating to MLNSKIILCVGVLFVALVESRMLDKCMKSKPKYTMNVVLLEDQTSDWSLGFVKVAVLQAIEADWQLNMAAGLNTKLTANFNGFNTTLYKRRGCGSSTCEGVEILKSLHTKGEVGCAMLGPSCTFATFFMVDVEIGLTLTIPIISAGSFGLSCDYKANLSRLLPPARKISNFFVHFWNFTRHGLKMHWGRAYVYKKADQTEDCFWYINALEAPSVQFAMSISREMLRSKKELKQAIQSENRHSNVFILCGTPDDITTIKNETTIPPEIVFILIDIYNHGYHTNMTANPSMDNVLVLTLPERQYNNTVVYNSTELNDYVAGYHDGVLLFGHVLRQRLTNELRGRATQPTTTELPDVNPFRNVSFQGMGGYYVLDENGDRDVNFSVIYTSTIDKQYKTLFVFDTSINETRVEDSTPSLPWPGSQLPDLKTEDIIVIVLSASVVVVTAIALIFYRQNMKERQNQKRWSHISPDLIGPLDGKELSLVSLKIDEDNRKDSCYQIHRARYDKKPVILKELQHTDGNFSEIQRIELNTLLRIDYYNLTKFYGTVKFEYGLFGVFEFCERGSLRYVLNDTISYPEKTFMDLEFKISVMYDIAKGMSYLHSSNIEVHGRLKSSNCVVDNRMVVKITDFGCNTILNPCKDLWTAPEHLRKQGISQKGDVYSFAIIAQEIILRKNPFFTQACSDIAEKLYMVQYPSQTGFFRPDLNFETAAENEAELYMLIKNCWEEDPERRPDFKKIEGSLGKIFSNLHNQANESYMDNLIRRLQMYSRNLEHLVEERTSLYKAERDRADRLNFLLLPAPVVRSLKETGSVEPELFDEVTVYFSDIVGFTTLCQYSTPMEVVDMLNDIYKNFDRILDHHDVYKVETIGDAYMVASGLPRRNGNRHAVDIAHMALDILAFVGTFQLQHLPGIPLWIRIGVHSGPCAAGVVGNKMPRYCLFGDTVNTASRMESTGLPLRIHVSQSTINILQRTDCKFEYEQRGETFLKGKGNEMTYWLTGVTGTEYNLSMPPTAENFQRLQQDLSEMIVSSLENRGPGTNGMEKRKTLSTRVRRRETNGSQEDGLPEYLHLAITDIPSTYL from the exons ATGTTGAATTCAAAAATAATTCTGTGCGTTGGAGTCTTATTTGTGGCACTTGTTGAGAGTCGAATGCTGGACAAATGCATGAAATCCAAACCCAAATACACCATGAACGTTGTACTTTTGGAGGATCAAACCTCAGACTGGAGCCTCGGGTTTGTAAAGGTTGCAGTGTTGCAAGCAATTGAAGCGGACTGGCAACTGAACATGGCAGCAG GTTTGAACACCAAGTTAACGGCTAATTTCAATGGGTTCAACACCACGCTGTACAAACGAAGAGGCTGTGGGAGCAGCACCTGTGAGGGAGTGGAAATCCTAAAGTCCCTGCAT ACTAAAGGTGAGGTGGGATGTGCCATGCTGGGACCCTCCTGTACATTTGCCACTTTCTTTATGGTGGA CGTGGAGATAGGCCTGACCCTGACTATCCCCATCATCTCCGCCGGGAGCTTTGGTCTGTCCTGTGACTACAAGGCCAACCTGTCCCGCCTGCTGCCCCCGGCACGCAAGATCTCCAACTTCTTTGTCCACTTCTGGAACTTCACCAGACATGGTCTGAAGATGCACTGGGGGAGGGCTTATGTCTACAAGAAGGCAGACCAAACTGAAGACTGTTTTTG GTACATCAATGCTCTGGAGGCACCCTCGGTCCAGTTTGCTATGTCAATCTCAAGAGAGATGCTACGCAGCAAGAAAGAGCTAAAGCAAGCTATTCAGTCTGAAAACAGACACAGCAACG TATTCATTCTCTGTGGAACCCCAGATGACATCACCACTATAAAGAACGAAACAACGATTCCCCCAGAAATTGTCTTCATCCTCATCGATATCTATAA CCATGGGTATCACACTAACATGACTGCCAACCCAAGCATGGACAATGTTCTGGTGCTCACCTTGCCTGAgagacaatacaacaacacagtagTTTACAACAGCACG GAGTTAAATGACTATGTGGCGGGGTACCATGACGGCGTGTTGCTCTTTGGCCATGTGCTGAGGCAGAGGTTGACCAATGAGCTGAGAGGCAGAGCAACACAGCCAACCACCACAGAGCTCCCCGACGTAAACCCCTTCAGGAATGTCTCTTTTCAAG GTATGGGGGGATACTACGTGCTggatgagaatggggacagggACGTGAACTTCTCTGTGATTTACACATCCACCATCGATAAACAG TACAAAACCCTGTTTGTGTTTGATACGTCCATAAATGAGACCAGAGTGGAGGACAGCACCCCCTCACTGCCCTGGCCCGGGTCTCAACTGCCAG ATCTGAAGACAGAGGATATCATTGTGATCGTCCTGAGtgccagtgttgtggtggtgacTGCCATCGCTCTGATCTTCTACAG GCAGAACATGAAGGAACGTCAAAACCAAAAGAGGTGGTCCCACATCAGCCCAGACCTGATTGGTCCGCTGGATGGGAAAGAGTTAAGCCTGGTCTCACTGAAG ATCGATGAAGACAACAGGAAGGACAGCTGTTACCAGATTCACAGGGCTCGCTATGACAAAAAG CCCGTgatcctgaaggagctgcaacaCACAGATGGCAACTTCAGTGAGATCCAGAGGATTGAGCTCAACACT cTCCTACGTATTGACTACTACAACCTGACCAAGTTCTATGGCACGGTGAAGTTTGAGTATGGTCTGTTTGGAGTGTTTGAATTCTGTGAGAGGGGATCCCTGAGG TATGTCCTTAATGACACAATCTCCTATCCTGAAAAGACCTTCATGGACTTGGAATTCAAGATATCAGTCATGTATGACATAGCTAAG GGCATGTCCTACCTCCACTCCAGCAACATTGAGGTCCATGGCCGACTGAAGTCCTCAAACTGTGTGGTGGACAACCGCATGGTGGTCAAAATCACAGACTTTGGCTGCAACACCATCCTCAACCCCTGCAAAG ACTTGTGGACGGCTCCAGAACACCTCCGGAAGCAGGGGATCTCCCAGAAGGGGGACGTCTACAGCTTTGCCATCATCGCTCAGGAGATCATACTGAGGAAGAACCCCTTCTTCACCCAGGCCTGCTCTGACATCGCAG AGAAGCTGTACATGGTGCAGTACCCAAGTCAAACTGGCTTCTTCAGGCCAGATCTGAACTTTGAGACAGCAGCAGAAAACGAGGCGGAG CTTTACATGCTGATAAAGAACTGCTGGGAAGAGGACCCAGAGAGGAGGCCAGACTTCAAGAAGATAGAGGGATCTCTGGGTAAGATATTCAG CAACCTGCACAACCAGGCTAATGAGAGCTACATGGACAACCTGATCCGTAGGCTGCAGATGTACTCCAGGAACCTGGAGCACCTGGTGGAGGAGAGAACCTCTCTGTACAAGGCTGAGAGGGACAGGGCTGACAGGCTCAACTTCCTGCTCCTGCCAGC CCCAGTGGTGCGTTCCCTGAAGGAGACGGGCAGTGTGGAGCCAGAGCTGTTTGATGAGGTGACGGTCTACTTCAGCGACATTGTGGGCTTCACCACCCTGTGCCAGTACAGCACGCCCATGGAGGTGGTGGACATGCTCAACGACATCTACAAGAACTTTGACAGGATCCTGGACCACCATGATGTATACAAG gTGGAGACGATCGGTGATGCGTACATGGTGGCGTCAGGGTTGCCGCGGCGCAATGGCAACCGGCACGCAGTGGACATCGCCCACATGGCCCTGGACATCCTAGCTTTCGTAGGGACCTTCCAGCTCCAACACCTACCGGGCATACCCCTGTGGATCCGCATCGGGGTGCACTCAG GGCCGTGTGCGGCTGGTGTGGTGGGGAACAAGATGCCACGTTACTGTCTGTTTGGAGACACGGTCAACACTGCCTCACGCATGGAGTCCACAGGCCTGC CACTAAGAATCCATGTCAGCCAGTCCACCATAAACATCCTCCAACGGACAGACTGCAAGTTTGAGtatgagcagagaggagagaccttTCTGAAG GGTAAAGGCAATGAGATGACATACTGGTTAACAGGGGTGACAGGGACAGAATACAACCTGTCAATGCCCCCGACAGC GGAGAACTTCCAGAGGCTACAGCAGGATCTGTCTGAGATGATTGTGTCCAGCCTGGAGAACAGAGGGCCGGGGACCAACGGCATGGAGAAGAGGAAGACCCTCTCCACCAGAgtcaggaggagggagaccaaTGGGAGCCAGGAGGACGGCCTGCCAGAGTACCTACACCTGGCCATCACAGACATTCCCAGCACCTACCTGTAG
- the LOC118938457 gene encoding uncharacterized protein LOC118938457, with product MAKKTCDPGTSWDKLLITCIPLTRPKPATESPPVKWSSDVPPQYDPAVSPAVWISMVVIVNGSILAMFLWFIIYKMQARRNHTAGEPEARLNPPAKALPPVEGDCTVAVVQREEEAPPSCPQLNGGPQTCFRQEVSTYSGASVCGSLGEVGGVFMCNGLREHWIPLPATELGDAALVTTKTVQCSD from the exons ATGGCAAAGAAGACCTGTGATCCGGGCACAAGTTGGGACAAACTGCTCATCACCTGTATCCCCTTGACAAGGCCAAAGCCAGCCACAG AATCCCCACCTGTAAAATGGAGTAGCGACGTTCCTCCCCAGTACGACCCGGCAGTGAGTCCAGCTGTCTGGATATCAATGGTCGTCATAGTGAACGGCTCCATCCTGGCAATGTTTCTATGGTTCATCATATACAAAATGCAGGCAAGGCGCAATCACACTGCAG GTGAACCAGAGGCAAGACTTAACCCTCCAGCTAAAGCCCTGCCACCTGTGGAGGGAGACTGTACAGTAGCCGtggtacagagagaggaggaggcccCTCCATCCTGTCCTCAGCTGAATGGTGGGCCCCAAACATGCTTCAGGCAGGAGGTATCCACCTACAGCGGGGCCTCGGTGTGTGGCTCTCTTGGGGAGGTCGGTGGCGTGTTCATGTGCAATGGCCTGAGGGAGCATTGGATCCCACTTCCTGCCACTGAGCTGGGGGATGCTGCTTTGGTGACCACCAAGACTGTGCAATGCTCCGACTGA